Proteins from a single region of Caloramator sp. E03:
- a CDS encoding DUF4825 domain-containing protein — protein sequence MKYSKKTKLITLLSILFIACIVLTAVFLGAKTKEINKEPPEIYINAEGSETKLAQRLGYNWKVKNMYIHADSLHPADLKYSDDNILYLEAGDIITLTTQKIKTDKKYEFTFEGMEIYKNKNKIDYNLPNPFIQNGLLYIPSPQDTGEYIYSIFLNYKDKGKVNYSFVVRVNIPKYNLKEISKHKTPYLGNNSNVSSLINCLPLPSKNYIQHYISLNTKEKPLSLTVYYEKKEGSAGQNLTASSYAIMEKNALVLFAMIGNLDDIKFAFRDTPSTGSLDTSKYNMIFPYTRRDIENTYGNTAPMYNNIELLKNAIYNDSLNSGNNYKKYIYLNLPEFTDEEVASARAVVEKYFKAVHDKNDKAILETLHEKRKSKNMVLYGYETRTLLSISYDPQDYERKSYRPNNPDFAPEKIIVFKVSFKVEYPKGKSGPWEEGIYDNWNMILIRKDANSPWFIYDQGY from the coding sequence ATGAAATATAGTAAAAAAACAAAACTAATTACATTATTATCTATTCTTTTTATAGCATGTATAGTTTTAACCGCAGTATTTCTTGGTGCTAAAACCAAGGAGATAAATAAAGAGCCTCCAGAAATTTATATAAATGCTGAAGGCTCAGAAACAAAACTTGCACAAAGGTTAGGCTACAACTGGAAGGTAAAAAATATGTATATACATGCTGATTCACTTCACCCTGCAGATTTAAAATACAGCGATGACAATATACTTTATTTAGAGGCAGGAGATATAATTACTTTAACAACTCAGAAAATAAAAACTGACAAAAAATATGAATTTACTTTTGAGGGAATGGAAATCTATAAAAACAAAAATAAAATAGACTATAATTTACCTAACCCTTTTATTCAAAATGGATTACTGTACATTCCATCCCCTCAAGATACAGGGGAATATATCTACAGTATATTTCTAAATTATAAGGATAAAGGAAAAGTTAATTACTCCTTTGTTGTAAGAGTTAATATACCAAAGTATAACCTTAAAGAAATATCAAAACACAAAACGCCTTACTTGGGAAATAATAGTAATGTATCCTCCCTTATAAACTGTCTTCCTTTGCCAAGCAAAAATTATATACAACATTATATATCTTTGAATACAAAGGAAAAGCCTTTAAGTCTTACTGTATATTATGAAAAAAAGGAGGGCTCTGCAGGGCAGAATTTAACCGCCTCATCCTATGCAATAATGGAGAAAAATGCACTTGTTTTATTTGCTATGATTGGAAATCTTGATGATATAAAATTTGCTTTTAGGGATACTCCATCTACAGGAAGTCTTGACACTTCAAAATATAATATGATTTTCCCTTATACAAGAAGAGATATTGAAAATACCTACGGAAATACAGCTCCAATGTATAATAATATAGAGCTTTTAAAGAATGCAATATATAATGATTCTTTAAATTCGGGTAATAATTACAAAAAATATATATACCTTAATCTTCCTGAGTTTACAGATGAAGAAGTTGCCTCTGCCCGTGCAGTTGTTGAAAAATATTTTAAAGCAGTACATGATAAAAACGATAAGGCTATACTTGAAACCCTCCATGAAAAAAGAAAATCAAAAAATATGGTATTATACGGATATGAAACCCGTACCCTTTTAAGCATAAGTTATGACCCTCAAGATTATGAGAGAAAAAGTTATAGACCTAATAATCCTGATTTTGCCCCTGAAAAGATAATAGTTTTTAAAGTAAGTTTTAAAGTAGAATATCCAAAGGGAAAATCAGGCCCATGGGAAGAAGGAATATATGATAACTGGAATATGATACTTATTAGAAAAGATGCAAACAGCCCTTGGTTTATTTATGACCAAGGATACTAA
- a CDS encoding ISL3 family transposase, whose protein sequence is MHNNYFIKNLLGFKDVIITKVLDNVCYEIYLEMKKKPHTCPRCNSETRRVHDYRIQRVKHLPFFLKPTVLIIKKRRYRCNVCGKRFYESIEFLPRYHRITNLLSLYVINELANTCSMSSVAKKVNLSVDTIKRIFNNVSYSAATTLPKIIAIDEFKGNSGGAKYHCSIVDPVNRKIIDIIKDRQFHVLSDYFKKIKNRDSVEYFICDMWQPYIDLAKTYFKNAIIVIDKFHYIRHAMWAVEAVRKRVQKELSVKLRKYFKRSKKLILKRFDLLDEDSKFALQVMFSYNSDLAIAHTLKEKLLKIIDTTSSSKEARTLLKEWIKFAQSSGLKEFERCANTYIRYFNEIVNSFDIPYTNACTEGFNNKIKVIKRNAFGFKNFDRFRNRILHCCN, encoded by the coding sequence GTGCACAATAATTATTTTATCAAAAATTTACTGGGTTTTAAAGATGTTATTATAACAAAAGTACTTGATAATGTTTGCTATGAAATTTATTTAGAAATGAAAAAGAAGCCTCATACTTGTCCTCGTTGTAATTCTGAAACTCGTAGAGTTCACGACTATAGAATTCAACGTGTTAAACATCTTCCTTTTTTCTTAAAACCTACGGTTCTTATTATTAAAAAACGTAGGTATCGTTGTAATGTTTGTGGTAAGAGATTCTATGAAAGTATTGAATTTCTTCCTCGATATCATAGAATCACCAATCTTCTATCTCTGTATGTAATTAATGAACTTGCTAATACTTGTAGTATGTCAAGTGTTGCTAAAAAAGTTAACTTATCTGTTGATACTATAAAACGCATTTTCAATAATGTGTCTTATTCTGCTGCTACTACTTTACCTAAAATTATTGCTATTGATGAATTTAAAGGTAATTCTGGTGGTGCTAAATATCATTGTTCTATCGTTGACCCTGTTAATAGAAAAATTATTGATATTATTAAAGATAGACAGTTTCACGTCCTATCGGACTACTTTAAAAAAATTAAAAATCGCGATAGTGTTGAATATTTTATTTGTGATATGTGGCAACCTTATATTGATTTAGCTAAAACTTACTTTAAAAATGCTATTATTGTTATTGATAAATTCCATTATATTAGGCACGCTATGTGGGCTGTAGAAGCAGTTAGAAAACGTGTTCAAAAAGAGCTATCTGTTAAATTAAGAAAATACTTTAAAAGAAGCAAAAAACTTATTCTTAAAAGATTTGACTTACTTGATGAAGATTCAAAGTTCGCATTACAAGTTATGTTTTCTTACAATAGCGATTTAGCTATTGCTCATACCTTAAAAGAAAAACTATTAAAAATAATTGATACTACCTCTTCTTCTAAAGAAGCTCGTACTTTATTAAAGGAATGGATTAAGTTTGCACAAAGTAGCGGCCTTAAAGAATTTGAAAGATGTGCTAATACTTATATCAGGTATTTTAATGAAATAGTGAATTCTTTTGATATACCATATACAAATGCTTGCACTGAAGGCTTTAATAACAAAATTAAAGTTATTAAAAGAAATGCCTTCGGCTTCAAAAACTTTGATAGGTTTAGAAATAGAATTCTTCATTGCTGTAATTAA